In Kitasatospora sp. NBC_00240, the following are encoded in one genomic region:
- a CDS encoding methylmalonyl-CoA mutase family protein — MDAEEIERGRQRWQQRYDSARKRDADFSTLSGDEVAPMYGPPPGQPVEGFERIGWPGEYPYTRGLHATGYRGRTWTIRQFAGFGNAEQTNERYRMILEAGGGGLSVAFDMPTLMGYDSDDAKSLGEVGHCGVAIDSAADMEVLFKGIPLGEVTTSMTISGPAVPIFCMYLVAAERQGVDPAVLNGTLQTDIFKEYIAQKEWLFAPEPHLRLIGDLMAYCAEGIPAYKPLSVSGYHIREAGATAAQELAYTLADGFAYVELGLSRGLDVDVFAPGLSFFFDAHLDFFEEIAKFRAARRIWARWMRERFGAKTDKAQWLRFHTQTAGVSLTAQQPYNNVVRTAVEALSAVLGGTNSLHTNALDETLALPSEQAAEIALRTQQVLMEETGVANVADPLGGSWYVEALTDRIEAQAEEIFAQILRKSEQAHGGRVLGADEHEIGPITTGILRGIEDGWFTGEIAEAAFAYQQAVEKGDKRVVGVNCHPRSVTPELEILRVSHEVEREQVRVLGARRAARDEAAVKAGLDAMLAAARSGDSMIPPMLDAVRAEATLGEICNLLREEWGIYRETARF, encoded by the coding sequence ATGGACGCCGAAGAGATCGAGCGCGGCAGACAGCGCTGGCAGCAGCGCTACGACAGCGCGCGCAAGCGCGACGCGGACTTCAGCACGCTCTCCGGCGACGAGGTCGCGCCGATGTACGGCCCGCCGCCCGGGCAGCCCGTCGAGGGCTTCGAGCGGATCGGCTGGCCGGGGGAGTACCCCTACACCCGGGGTCTGCACGCCACCGGCTACCGCGGCCGGACCTGGACCATCCGCCAGTTCGCCGGCTTCGGCAACGCCGAGCAGACCAACGAGCGCTACCGGATGATCCTGGAGGCCGGCGGCGGCGGCCTCTCCGTGGCCTTCGACATGCCGACCCTGATGGGGTACGACTCCGACGACGCCAAGTCGCTCGGCGAGGTCGGCCACTGCGGTGTCGCCATCGACTCGGCCGCCGACATGGAGGTGCTCTTCAAGGGCATCCCGCTCGGCGAGGTCACCACCTCGATGACCATCAGCGGCCCGGCCGTGCCGATCTTCTGCATGTACCTGGTCGCGGCCGAACGCCAGGGCGTCGACCCGGCGGTGCTCAACGGCACCCTGCAGACCGACATCTTCAAGGAGTACATCGCCCAGAAGGAGTGGCTCTTCGCGCCCGAGCCGCACCTGCGCCTGATCGGCGACCTGATGGCGTACTGCGCCGAGGGCATCCCCGCGTACAAGCCGCTGTCCGTCTCCGGCTACCACATCCGTGAGGCGGGGGCGACGGCCGCGCAGGAGCTGGCCTACACGCTGGCGGACGGCTTCGCGTACGTCGAGCTGGGCCTGTCGCGCGGGCTGGACGTGGACGTCTTCGCGCCCGGCCTGTCCTTCTTCTTCGACGCGCACCTGGACTTCTTCGAGGAGATCGCCAAGTTCCGCGCCGCCCGCCGGATCTGGGCCCGCTGGATGCGCGAGCGCTTCGGCGCGAAGACCGACAAGGCGCAGTGGCTGCGCTTCCACACCCAGACCGCCGGCGTCTCGCTGACCGCCCAGCAGCCGTACAACAACGTGGTCCGCACCGCGGTCGAGGCGCTCTCCGCCGTCCTCGGCGGCACCAACTCGCTGCACACCAACGCCCTGGACGAGACCCTGGCGCTGCCCTCCGAGCAGGCCGCCGAGATCGCCCTGCGCACCCAGCAGGTGCTGATGGAGGAGACCGGCGTCGCCAACGTGGCCGACCCGCTGGGCGGCTCCTGGTACGTCGAGGCGCTGACCGACCGGATCGAGGCGCAGGCGGAGGAGATCTTCGCCCAGATCCTGCGGAAGTCCGAGCAGGCGCACGGGGGCCGGGTGCTGGGCGCCGACGAGCACGAGATCGGCCCGATCACCACCGGCATCCTGCGCGGCATCGAGGACGGCTGGTTCACCGGCGAGATCGCCGAGGCCGCCTTCGCGTACCAGCAGGCGGTGGAGAAGGGGGACAAGCGCGTCGTCGGCGTCAACTGCCACCCCCGCAGCGTCACCCCCGAGCTGGAGATCCTCCGGGTCAGCCACGAGGTCGAGCGCGAGCAGGTACGGGTGCTGGGCGCCCGCCGGGCCGCGCGCGACGAGGCGGCCGTCA
- a CDS encoding DUF3817 domain-containing protein, producing MKATPLLGWYRALAVATGCALLVFCGFMVAKYGFGSAEEITTYVAMLHGYLYIGYFVVTFMLGQKLKWPLGRLVFTLAAGCIPFASFVAERRVVREAAEQPAVGAAQQAAGV from the coding sequence ATGAAGGCGACCCCCCTGCTGGGCTGGTACCGGGCCCTGGCCGTGGCGACCGGCTGTGCGCTGCTGGTCTTCTGCGGCTTCATGGTGGCCAAGTACGGCTTCGGCTCGGCCGAGGAGATCACCACCTATGTGGCGATGCTCCACGGCTACCTCTACATCGGGTACTTCGTGGTCACGTTCATGCTCGGCCAGAAGCTCAAGTGGCCGCTGGGCCGGCTGGTCTTCACCCTGGCTGCCGGCTGCATCCCGTTCGCCTCCTTCGTGGCCGAGCGCCGGGTGGTCCGCGAGGCCGCCGAGCAGCCCGCGGTCGGCGCCGCGCAGCAGGCCGCCGGCGTCTGA
- a CDS encoding MarR family transcriptional regulator has protein sequence MAKPLALDFDPIARADELWTSRWGGVPSMAAITSVMRAHQILLARVDAVLKPYGLTFARYEALVLLTFSRTGELSLSKIGERLMVHPTSVTNTVDRLERAGLVARRPNPLDGRGVLASITDRGRQVVEEATRELVAMEFGMEDYDADQCRQVFDLLRPLRVSAGDFLPAEEQADR, from the coding sequence GTGGCCAAGCCCCTCGCACTCGACTTCGACCCGATCGCCCGCGCCGACGAGCTGTGGACCAGCCGCTGGGGCGGTGTCCCCTCGATGGCGGCGATCACCTCGGTCATGCGCGCCCACCAGATCCTGCTCGCCAGGGTCGACGCCGTGCTCAAGCCGTACGGGCTGACCTTCGCCCGCTACGAGGCGCTGGTGCTGCTCACCTTCAGCCGGACCGGCGAGCTCTCGCTCTCCAAGATCGGCGAGCGGCTGATGGTGCACCCCACCAGCGTCACCAACACCGTCGACCGGCTGGAGCGCGCAGGCCTGGTCGCCCGCCGGCCCAACCCGCTGGACGGCCGCGGCGTGCTCGCCTCGATCACCGACCGCGGCCGCCAGGTCGTCGAGGAGGCGACCCGGGAGCTGGTGGCGATGGAGTTCGGCATGGAGGACTACGACGCCGACCAGTGCCGGCAGGTGTTCGACCTGCTCAGGCCGCTTCGGGTGTCGGCTGGCGACTTCCTCCCGGCCGAGGAGCAGGCCGACCGCTGA
- a CDS encoding M4 family metallopeptidase, whose protein sequence is MKRKLAAGAVLSATALLTGVIQVSASAQAGPVPAPQAQAAQQRATLIALANGQSVQLAKALALGGQEQLVAKDAVVDADGARHLRYERTLGGLPVLGGDLIVHQRVDGSVTSVDKAVDGQLSLPSLTPALSADKAAAQASGAVAATVGIAADKDEQPLQEVGRAGAPKLVVWAASGAPRLAYQTVVEGMRADGTPSRQTLVTDAASGEVLSTHEDIQTASGTGKGVFVGSVALTTTQSGSTYQLKDATRGGQYTTDLKHKTSGAGTLYTDADNAWGDGTVSNGQSAAVDAQYGVAATWDYYKNTFGRNGIKNNGVGAYSRVHYGNNYVNAFWDDSCFCMTYGDGASNTHPLTALDVAGHEMSHGVTAATAGLNYSGESGGLNEATSDIFGTMVEWYANLPSDVPDYLIGEKININGNGTPLRYMDKPSKDGGSADYWSSTVGNKDVHYSSGVANHFFYLLSEGSGAKTINGVSYNSPTSNGSTLTGIGRTKAAAIWYRALTVYMTSTTNYKAARTATLNAAKDLYGATSTEYNAVAAAWSGVNVS, encoded by the coding sequence GTGAAGCGAAAGCTCGCAGCCGGCGCCGTACTCTCCGCCACCGCCCTGCTCACCGGCGTCATCCAGGTGAGCGCCTCGGCCCAGGCCGGCCCCGTCCCCGCCCCGCAGGCCCAGGCCGCCCAGCAGCGCGCCACCCTGATCGCCCTGGCGAACGGCCAGTCCGTGCAGCTGGCCAAGGCGCTGGCGCTCGGCGGCCAGGAGCAGCTGGTCGCCAAGGACGCCGTGGTGGACGCCGACGGCGCCCGCCACCTGCGCTACGAGCGCACCCTCGGCGGGCTGCCGGTGCTCGGCGGAGACCTGATCGTGCACCAGCGCGTCGACGGCTCGGTGACCTCGGTCGACAAGGCCGTGGACGGCCAGCTGTCGCTGCCGAGCCTCACCCCCGCCCTGTCCGCCGACAAGGCCGCCGCGCAGGCCTCCGGCGCCGTGGCCGCCACCGTCGGCATCGCCGCCGACAAGGACGAGCAGCCGCTGCAGGAGGTCGGCCGGGCCGGCGCCCCGAAGCTGGTGGTCTGGGCCGCGTCCGGCGCCCCGCGCCTCGCCTACCAGACCGTGGTCGAGGGCATGCGGGCCGACGGCACCCCGAGCCGGCAGACCCTGGTCACCGACGCGGCCAGCGGCGAGGTGCTCTCCACCCACGAGGACATCCAGACCGCGAGCGGCACCGGCAAGGGCGTCTTCGTCGGCTCGGTCGCCCTGACCACCACGCAGAGCGGCTCGACGTACCAGCTGAAGGACGCCACCCGCGGCGGCCAGTACACCACCGACCTGAAGCACAAGACGTCCGGCGCCGGGACCCTCTACACCGACGCCGACAACGCCTGGGGCGACGGCACCGTCTCCAACGGCCAGTCGGCCGCCGTGGACGCCCAGTACGGCGTGGCCGCGACCTGGGACTACTACAAGAACACCTTCGGCCGCAACGGCATCAAGAACAACGGTGTCGGCGCGTACAGCCGGGTCCACTACGGCAACAACTACGTGAACGCCTTCTGGGACGACTCCTGCTTCTGCATGACGTACGGCGACGGCGCCAGCAACACCCACCCGCTGACCGCGCTGGACGTGGCCGGGCACGAGATGAGCCACGGCGTCACCGCGGCCACCGCCGGCCTGAACTACTCGGGTGAGTCCGGCGGCCTCAACGAGGCCACCTCGGACATCTTCGGCACCATGGTCGAGTGGTACGCCAACCTGCCCTCGGACGTGCCGGACTACCTCATCGGCGAGAAGATCAACATCAACGGGAACGGCACCCCGCTGCGCTACATGGACAAGCCCTCCAAGGACGGCGGGTCCGCCGACTACTGGTCCTCCACGGTCGGCAACAAGGACGTCCACTACTCGTCCGGTGTCGCCAACCACTTCTTCTACCTGCTGTCCGAGGGCAGCGGTGCGAAGACCATCAACGGCGTCAGCTACAACAGCCCGACGTCCAACGGCTCCACCCTGACCGGCATCGGCCGCACCAAGGCCGCGGCGATCTGGTACCGGGCCCTGACCGTCTACATGACCTCCACCACCAACTACAAGGCCGCCCGTACGGCGACCCTGAACGCGGCGAAGGACCTGTACGGCGCGACCTCCACCGAGTACAACGCGGTGGCGGCGGCCTGGAGCGGCGTCAACGTCAGCTGA
- a CDS encoding DUF3817 domain-containing protein codes for MKTSSAVHRLRLVSGPEGLSFILLMICSVLKRTTSFNGVPVMGMIHGILFILYVVFLILAWQQQKWDVKRGALLFVLSVLPTGGFFAERMLAKEERGEYPPAPATDREPAAA; via the coding sequence GTGAAGACCAGCAGCGCCGTCCACCGCCTGCGCCTTGTCTCCGGCCCCGAAGGCCTCTCCTTCATCCTGCTGATGATCTGCTCGGTGCTGAAGCGCACCACCAGCTTCAACGGGGTGCCGGTGATGGGGATGATCCACGGGATCCTCTTCATCCTCTACGTGGTCTTCCTGATCCTGGCCTGGCAGCAGCAGAAGTGGGACGTCAAGCGGGGCGCCCTGCTGTTCGTCCTCTCCGTCCTGCCGACCGGCGGATTCTTCGCCGAGCGGATGCTCGCCAAGGAGGAGCGCGGCGAGTACCCGCCCGCCCCCGCCACGGACCGCGAGCCCGCCGCCGCCTGA
- a CDS encoding DUF2127 domain-containing protein, producing MFRPDWNRRTCSRRGHITYAPTEPELRRRLHTATAVGDAWRCLRCGDFALGEPHGSGPADEAPLVPRGKALRDLFILRFLAVERFLRGLLIVLAAWAVWKFSNSQDSMRRLFDENLTVFRPVTDHFHWDLEHSPVVDTIRKTFDYEHKTLLVVALALVVYALVEIVEAVGLWLGRRWAEYLTVVATAAFLPLEVYELTEHVSALKVGTLLLNILAVLWILLSKRLFGLRGGVVAFEAERHSASLLEVEQAAGTVPGAATAAV from the coding sequence ATGTTCAGGCCGGACTGGAACCGACGGACGTGCTCACGGCGCGGGCACATCACCTACGCGCCCACCGAACCCGAGCTGCGCCGGCGCCTGCACACCGCCACCGCGGTCGGCGACGCCTGGCGCTGCCTGCGCTGCGGCGACTTCGCGCTCGGCGAGCCGCACGGCTCCGGGCCCGCCGACGAGGCCCCGCTCGTCCCCCGCGGCAAGGCGCTGCGCGACCTCTTCATCCTGCGCTTCCTCGCGGTCGAGCGGTTCCTGCGCGGACTGCTGATCGTGCTCGCCGCCTGGGCGGTGTGGAAGTTCTCCAACAGCCAGGACTCGATGCGCCGGCTGTTCGACGAGAACCTGACCGTCTTCCGGCCGGTCACCGACCACTTCCACTGGGACCTCGAACACTCCCCGGTGGTCGACACCATCCGCAAGACCTTCGACTACGAGCACAAGACCCTGCTGGTGGTGGCCCTCGCCCTGGTCGTCTACGCCCTGGTGGAGATCGTCGAGGCGGTCGGTCTCTGGCTGGGCCGGCGCTGGGCCGAGTACCTCACGGTGGTGGCCACCGCCGCCTTCCTGCCGCTGGAGGTGTACGAGCTCACCGAGCACGTCTCCGCGCTGAAGGTCGGCACGCTGCTGCTGAACATCCTCGCGGTGCTCTGGATCCTGCTCTCCAAGCGGCTGTTCGGGCTGCGCGGAGGCGTGGTGGCGTTCGAGGCGGAGCGGCACTCGGCCTCGCTGCTGGAGGTCGAGCAGGCGGCCGGGACGGTCCCCGGCGCGGCGACGGCCGCCGTCTGA
- a CDS encoding AIM24 family protein, giving the protein MAQFRLQGSKVLAVDMTGDAVKAKNGSMVAYTGQIAFKKLSGGGDGLRGMVTRRLTGEQMVVMEAKGQGTCYFADAATEINLVRLNGETLYVESDNLLCTEATLHTGTSFTGLNGISSGNGLFTTKVEGHGWAAVTSKGPAIILRVSQGMPLRVDPGAYVAHTGNLNRSLKSGAGWTTLMGEGGGEAVQVEFAGDGLVYVQPSEKLTVGGDV; this is encoded by the coding sequence GTGGCACAGTTTCGACTCCAAGGATCCAAGGTGCTCGCCGTCGACATGACGGGCGACGCCGTCAAGGCCAAGAACGGCTCGATGGTCGCTTACACCGGCCAGATCGCCTTCAAAAAACTGTCCGGTGGCGGTGACGGCCTTCGTGGCATGGTCACCCGCAGGCTGACCGGTGAGCAGATGGTGGTCATGGAGGCGAAGGGGCAGGGCACCTGCTACTTCGCCGACGCGGCCACCGAGATCAATCTGGTGCGGTTGAACGGCGAGACGCTCTACGTCGAGTCGGACAACCTGCTGTGCACCGAGGCGACCCTGCACACCGGTACCAGCTTCACCGGCCTCAACGGAATCTCGTCCGGCAACGGCCTGTTCACCACCAAGGTCGAGGGGCACGGCTGGGCTGCCGTGACCTCCAAGGGTCCGGCGATCATCCTGCGCGTCTCCCAGGGGATGCCGCTGCGGGTCGACCCGGGTGCGTACGTCGCGCACACCGGCAATCTCAACCGGAGCCTGAAGTCCGGCGCGGGCTGGACCACGCTGATGGGCGAGGGCGGCGGCGAGGCCGTGCAGGTGGAGTTCGCCGGCGACGGCCTGGTCTACGTCCAGCCGTCCGAGAAGCTGACCGTCGGGGGTGACGTCTGA
- a CDS encoding AIM24 family protein, translating into MPFTKINNKMVEAQMVPGQRVFSQRGAMLAYRGEVTFTPNLTGGQGGVMSMIGRRVANEDTPLMTVEGHGSVMFGHGGHNIHVIDLTGDTLYVEADRLLAFEGSLQQSTMFMGQQGGVMGMVRGQVTGQGLFTTKLDGRGSVAVMAHGGVIELPITPNQPVHVDPQAYVAHRGDVRNKLSTALGWRDMVGRGSGEAFQLELSGHGMVYVQASEEKL; encoded by the coding sequence ATGCCGTTCACGAAGATCAACAACAAGATGGTCGAGGCACAGATGGTGCCCGGCCAGCGGGTCTTCAGCCAGCGCGGCGCGATGCTCGCCTACCGGGGCGAGGTCACCTTCACCCCGAACCTCACCGGCGGCCAGGGCGGCGTGATGTCGATGATCGGGCGCCGGGTGGCCAACGAGGACACCCCGCTGATGACGGTCGAGGGCCACGGCAGCGTGATGTTCGGCCACGGCGGCCACAACATCCACGTGATCGACCTGACCGGCGACACCCTCTACGTGGAGGCGGACCGCCTGCTGGCCTTCGAGGGCTCGCTCCAGCAGTCCACCATGTTCATGGGCCAGCAGGGCGGGGTGATGGGCATGGTCCGCGGCCAGGTCACCGGCCAGGGCCTGTTCACCACCAAGCTGGACGGCCGCGGCTCGGTCGCCGTGATGGCGCACGGCGGCGTCATCGAGCTGCCGATCACCCCCAACCAGCCCGTCCACGTCGACCCGCAGGCGTACGTCGCGCACCGCGGCGACGTCCGCAACAAGCTGTCCACCGCGCTGGGCTGGCGCGACATGGTCGGACGCGGCTCGGGCGAGGCGTTCCAGCTGGAGCTGTCCGGCCACGGCATGGTGTACGTGCAGGCGAGCGAGGAGAAGCTCTGA
- a CDS encoding AIM24 family protein encodes MPKGQDGSGPVVHDVHSLPANDNVNPYAFSVDLNGSYFLQKGKMIAYYGDINFKGVGAGAVDRMLGRHFNSPLHASDWVVAEGRGKMLLADRAFDLNSYDLENGNLTVRSGNLLAFEPTLQLKQSIIPGFLTLIGSGKFVAASNGPVHFVEPPIRVDPQALVGWADCPAPCHHYDEAYMHGLIGGLRRLTGLGGASGEEHQFEFIGAGQVLLQSSETLMADRSVGQVHAEAGVPMGGVPQQPGGHAGGQQLPNVNIPGLGNLGDLGRRFGL; translated from the coding sequence CTGCCGAAGGGGCAGGACGGCTCCGGCCCGGTGGTGCACGACGTGCACAGCCTGCCGGCCAACGACAACGTCAACCCGTACGCCTTCTCGGTCGACCTGAACGGGTCGTACTTCCTGCAGAAGGGCAAGATGATCGCCTACTACGGCGACATCAACTTCAAGGGCGTCGGCGCGGGCGCGGTCGACCGGATGCTCGGGCGGCACTTCAACTCGCCGCTGCACGCCTCGGACTGGGTGGTCGCCGAGGGCCGCGGCAAGATGCTGCTGGCCGACCGGGCCTTCGACCTCAACTCGTACGACCTGGAGAACGGCAACCTCACCGTCCGCTCCGGCAACCTGCTGGCCTTCGAGCCGACGCTGCAGCTGAAGCAGTCGATCATCCCGGGCTTCCTGACCCTGATCGGCAGCGGCAAGTTCGTGGCCGCCTCCAACGGGCCGGTGCACTTCGTCGAGCCGCCGATCCGGGTCGACCCGCAGGCGCTGGTGGGCTGGGCGGACTGCCCGGCGCCGTGCCACCACTACGACGAGGCCTACATGCACGGGCTGATCGGCGGCCTGCGCCGGCTGACCGGCCTGGGCGGGGCGTCCGGCGAGGAGCACCAGTTCGAGTTCATCGGCGCCGGCCAGGTGCTGCTGCAGTCCTCCGAGACGCTGATGGCGGACCGCTCGGTGGGCCAGGTGCACGCGGAGGCGGGTGTCCCGATGGGCGGGGTGCCGCAGCAGCCGGGCGGTCACGCCGGCGGGCAGCAGCTGCCGAACGTGAACATCCCGGGCCTCGGTAACCTGGGTGACCTCGGACGACGGTTCGGTCTCTAA
- a CDS encoding MarR family transcriptional regulator yields MDTQTPHAADVSSSPSSSAEEETPWLTAREQRLWRAHLEVSKLLDYQLGRELQPHGMAINDYEILVVLSEAPERRMRMTDLATATLQSKSRLSHQITRMETAGLVLRQECPGDRRGLYAHLTEPGWETMQKVAPDHVRSVRRHFIDHFSPEQLDAMYAALGPVAEHLRDLRGRA; encoded by the coding sequence ATGGACACGCAGACCCCTCATGCCGCCGACGTCTCCTCCTCGCCTTCCTCCAGCGCCGAGGAGGAGACGCCCTGGCTCACCGCCCGGGAGCAGCGGCTCTGGCGTGCCCACCTCGAGGTCAGCAAGCTGCTCGACTACCAGCTCGGCCGCGAGCTCCAGCCGCACGGCATGGCGATCAACGACTACGAGATCCTGGTCGTGCTCTCCGAGGCCCCCGAGCGGCGGATGCGGATGACCGACCTCGCCACCGCCACCCTGCAGTCCAAGAGCCGCCTCTCGCACCAGATCACCCGGATGGAGACGGCCGGCCTGGTGCTGCGCCAGGAGTGTCCGGGCGACCGCCGCGGCCTCTACGCCCACCTCACCGAACCGGGCTGGGAGACCATGCAGAAGGTCGCCCCCGACCACGTCCGGAGCGTCCGCCGGCACTTCATCGACCACTTCTCCCCCGAGCAGCTCGACGCCATGTACGCCGCGCTGGGCCCGGTCGCCGAACACCTGCGCGACCTGCGCGGACGGGCCTGA
- the meaB gene encoding methylmalonyl Co-A mutase-associated GTPase MeaB → MVDVPTLVEQARAGRPRAVARLISLVENGAPELREVMAALAPYTGQAFTVGLTGSPGVGKSTSTSALVSAYRRLGKRVGVLAVDPSSPFSGGALLGDRVRMQDHATDPEVFIRSMATRGHLGGLSWTAPQALRVLDAAGCEVILVETVGVGQSEVEIAAQADTTVVLLAPGMGDGIQAAKAGILEIGDLFVVNKADRDGADATARELNHMLGLGETREPGAWRPPILKTVAARGEGVDEVVEALEKHRAWLEEHGELAARRRRRASDEIEAIALTALRARIGDLHGDRHLDALAERVAAGELDPYGAADQLVAGLTGA, encoded by the coding sequence ATGGTCGATGTGCCGACACTGGTCGAGCAGGCCCGGGCGGGCCGCCCGCGCGCGGTGGCCCGGCTGATCTCGCTGGTCGAGAACGGCGCCCCGGAGCTGCGCGAGGTGATGGCCGCCCTCGCGCCGTACACCGGACAGGCCTTCACGGTCGGGCTGACCGGCTCGCCGGGCGTCGGCAAGTCCACCTCGACCTCGGCCCTGGTCTCGGCGTACCGCCGGCTCGGCAAGCGGGTCGGGGTGCTGGCCGTCGACCCGTCCTCGCCGTTCTCCGGCGGCGCGCTGCTCGGCGACCGGGTCCGGATGCAGGACCATGCCACCGACCCGGAGGTGTTCATCCGCTCGATGGCCACCCGCGGCCACCTCGGCGGACTCTCCTGGACGGCCCCGCAGGCCCTGCGGGTGCTGGACGCGGCCGGCTGCGAGGTGATCCTGGTCGAGACCGTCGGTGTCGGCCAGTCCGAGGTGGAGATCGCCGCCCAGGCGGACACCACCGTCGTGCTGCTGGCCCCGGGGATGGGCGACGGCATCCAGGCGGCCAAGGCCGGGATCCTGGAGATCGGCGACCTCTTCGTGGTGAACAAGGCCGACCGGGACGGCGCGGACGCCACCGCCCGCGAGCTCAACCACATGCTGGGTCTCGGCGAGACCCGCGAGCCGGGCGCCTGGCGGCCGCCGATCCTCAAGACGGTGGCGGCCCGCGGCGAGGGCGTGGACGAGGTGGTCGAGGCGCTGGAGAAGCACCGCGCCTGGCTGGAGGAGCACGGCGAACTGGCGGCCCGCCGGCGCCGCCGGGCCTCCGACGAGATCGAGGCGATCGCCCTGACCGCCCTGCGGGCCCGGATCGGGGATCTGCACGGGGACCGCCACCTGGACGCGCTGGCGGAGCGGGTCGCGGCCGGCGAGCTGGATCCGTACGGCGCCGCCGACCAGCTGGTCGCGGGCCTCACCGGGGCCTGA
- a CDS encoding acetyl-CoA C-acetyltransferase, translating into MTNTTSVIVAGARTPMGRLLGSLKGFSGADLGGFAIKAAVERAGITGEQVQYVIMGQVLQAGAGQIPARQAAVKAGIPMNVPALTINKVCLSGLDAIALADQLIRAGEFDIVVAGGQESMTNAPHVLPKSREGYKYGAIEMLDAMAHDGLTDAFENIPMGESTEKHNTRLGIPRDVQDEIAARSHQRAAAAQKNGVFDAEIVPVEIPQRRGEPVLFSQDEGIRAETTVESLAKLRPAFVKDGTITAGTSSQISDGAAAVVVMSKAKAEELGLSWIAEIGAHGNVAGPDNSLQSQPSNAILHAVAKEGIEVADLDLIEINEAFAAVAHQSMKDLGVTEEKVNVNGGAIALGHPIGMSGARVVLHLALELQRRGGGTGAAALCGGGGQGDALIVRVPAGQGPKA; encoded by the coding sequence ATGACCAACACCACCTCTGTGATCGTCGCAGGCGCACGCACCCCGATGGGCCGGCTGCTCGGCTCGCTCAAGGGCTTCTCGGGCGCCGACCTCGGCGGCTTCGCGATCAAGGCCGCCGTGGAGCGGGCCGGCATCACCGGTGAGCAGGTCCAGTACGTGATCATGGGCCAGGTGCTGCAGGCCGGCGCCGGCCAGATCCCCGCCCGCCAGGCCGCCGTCAAGGCCGGCATCCCGATGAACGTCCCGGCGCTGACCATCAACAAGGTCTGCCTCTCCGGTCTCGACGCCATCGCGCTCGCCGACCAGCTGATCCGCGCCGGCGAGTTCGACATCGTGGTGGCCGGCGGCCAGGAGTCCATGACCAACGCCCCGCACGTGCTGCCGAAGTCCCGTGAGGGCTACAAGTACGGCGCGATCGAGATGCTCGACGCGATGGCCCACGACGGCCTGACCGACGCTTTCGAGAACATCCCGATGGGCGAGTCGACCGAGAAGCACAACACCCGCCTCGGCATCCCGCGCGACGTCCAGGACGAGATCGCCGCCCGCTCGCACCAGCGTGCCGCGGCCGCCCAGAAGAACGGCGTCTTCGACGCCGAGATCGTCCCGGTGGAGATCCCGCAGCGCAGGGGCGAGCCGGTCCTGTTCAGCCAGGACGAGGGCATCCGCGCCGAGACCACCGTCGAGAGCCTGGCCAAGCTGCGTCCGGCCTTCGTCAAGGACGGCACCATCACCGCCGGCACCTCCTCGCAGATCTCCGACGGCGCCGCCGCCGTGGTCGTGATGAGCAAGGCCAAGGCCGAGGAGCTGGGCCTGAGCTGGATCGCCGAGATCGGTGCCCACGGCAACGTGGCCGGCCCGGACAACTCGCTGCAGTCGCAGCCGTCCAACGCGATCCTGCACGCGGTCGCCAAGGAGGGCATCGAGGTCGCCGACCTCGACCTGATCGAGATCAACGAGGCCTTCGCCGCGGTCGCGCACCAGTCGATGAAGGACCTCGGCGTCACCGAGGAGAAGGTCAACGTCAACGGTGGCGCCATCGCGCTCGGCCACCCGATCGGCATGTCCGGCGCCCGGGTGGTGCTGCACCTGGCACTGGAGCTGCAGCGGCGCGGCGGCGGCACCGGCGCGGCCGCGCTGTGCGGCGGCGGCGGCCAGGGCGACGCCCTGATCGTCCGGGTCCCCGCCGGCCAGGGCCCGAAGGCCTGA
- the mce gene encoding methylmalonyl-CoA epimerase — translation MLTRIDHIGIACFDLDKTVEFYRSTYGFEVFHSEVNEEQGVREAMLKINDTGDGGASFLQLLEPTREDSTVAKWLAKNGEGVHHIAFGTADVDGDAAGIRGKGVRVLYDEPRIGSMGSRITFLHPKDCGGVLTELVTSAGTEH, via the coding sequence GTGCTGACCCGCATCGACCACATCGGCATCGCCTGCTTCGATCTCGACAAGACGGTCGAGTTCTACCGCTCCACGTACGGCTTCGAGGTGTTCCACAGCGAGGTCAACGAGGAGCAGGGGGTGCGCGAGGCGATGCTGAAGATCAACGACACCGGTGACGGCGGCGCGTCCTTCCTGCAGCTGCTGGAGCCCACCCGGGAGGACTCCACGGTCGCCAAGTGGCTGGCCAAGAACGGCGAGGGCGTGCACCACATCGCCTTCGGCACCGCCGACGTGGACGGCGACGCGGCCGGGATCCGCGGCAAGGGCGTGCGGGTGCTGTACGACGAGCCGCGGATCGGCTCGATGGGCTCGCGGATCACGTTCCTGCACCCGAAGGACTGCGGCGGGGTGCTCACCGAGCTGGTCACCTCGGCCGGCACGGAGCACTGA